The following are from one region of the Ochotona princeps isolate mOchPri1 chromosome 4, mOchPri1.hap1, whole genome shotgun sequence genome:
- the LOC131480103 gene encoding olfactory receptor 8B3-like yields the protein MASGNDSSVTEFVLLGLTQQPELQLPLFFLFLGIYVMAVVGNLGLIVLIVLNPHLHTPMYYFLFNLSFVDLCYSCVIIPRMLISFVKANIISYAECMTQLFFFSFFVIDECYILTCMAYDRYVAICKPLLYKVTMSPQICLVLTACAYVMGFLGATAHVVCMMRLIFCDNNIINHYMCDIPPLLQLSCTSTYVNELVVFIVVGTNVTVPSLTLFVSYSQILCSILHIRSSRARSKAFSTCSSHMITVCLFFGSAAFTYFKPFPAESLAEDKVSTVFYTIVGPMMNPFIYSLRNKDVHTALSKTLKRNILY from the coding sequence ATGGCCTCAGGAAATGACTCTTCAGTGACTGAGTTTGTCCTGCTGGGAttaacacaacagccagagctgcagctgcccctcttcttcctgttcttaGGCATCTATGTCATGGCTGTGGTGGGGAACCTGGGCCTGATTGTTCTCATTGTTCTGAACCCTCACCTGCACACTCCCATGTACTACTTTCTCTTCAACCTTTCCTTTGTGGATCTCTGCTACTCCTGTGTCATAATACCCAGAATGCTGATCAGTTTTGTGAAAGCGAACATCATCTCCTATGCTGAGTGCATGACTCaactctttttcttctccttctttgtaaTTGATGAGTGCTATATCTTGACATGTATGGCCTATGACCGTTATGTGGCCATCTGCAAGCCCCTGCTGTACAAGGTCACCATGTCTCCTCAGATCTGCCTTGTGTTGACAGCATGTGCGTACGTGATGGGGTttttgggtgctacagctcatGTTGTATGCATGATGCGTCTTATCTTTTGTGATAATAATATCATCAATCATTACATGTGTGACATTCCTCCTCTTCTCCAGCTGTCCTGTACAAGCACCTATGTCAATGAGCTGGTGGTTTTCATTGTGGTGGGCACTAATGTAACAGTACCTAGTCTCACTCTCTTTGTTTCCTATAGCCAGATCCTCTGTAGCATCCTGCACATCCGTTCTTCCCGTGCAAGGTCGAAAGCCTTCAGTACCTGCAGTTCGCACATGATAACGGTGTGTCTTTTCTTTGGTTCTGCAGCATTTACATACTTCAAGCCTTTTCCGGCTGAGTCTCTGGCTGAGGATAAAGTATCTACTGTTTTTTACACCATTGTGGGTCCAATGATGAATCCTTTCATCTATAGCTTGAGAAACAAAGATGTACACACTGCATTGAGTAAAACATTGAAGAGAAACATCCTTTATTAA